In the genome of Altererythrobacter sp. TH136, one region contains:
- a CDS encoding acyl-CoA synthetase — MHPTTHAANRPDHPAIIMAGSGRTITYREMEDAANRVAQLFRSRGVGPGDTVGLWLENRPEYLEIAWGNQRAGTVLVPISTHLTADEVAYILQDSGAKMLISSAYFSPRLAELRDLAPQVEQLVFDTDADAAALLAAMPAEPIADQQLGLAMLYSSGTTGRPKGIKPVSPPDPDHLAVSPLLMLAAHAFGWPTDGSVVYLSPGPLYHAAPFRWTMTAHSLGGTVVVMEKFDAEPALAAIEAYKVTDSQWVPTHFVRMLKLPEEIRTRYDLSTHKRAIHAAAPCPVDVKTKMIDWWGPILLEYYAGSEGNGMTFATSQQWLEHPGSVGKPIRGIPHICDADGNELPVGEEGVVFFENEDQFVYHNDPDKTAEATHANGWTTLGDIGKLDEDGFLYLTDRRSNMIISGGVNIYPQEIENLLITHPKVTDAAVIGAPCPDMGERVVAVVQPADPDAAGEGLRAELLDYLGTKLARLKLPREIDFRAKLPREANGKLYKRKLKDEYRERASEGV, encoded by the coding sequence ATGCATCCGACAACTCATGCCGCCAACCGTCCTGACCACCCCGCGATCATCATGGCGGGCAGCGGCAGGACGATCACCTACCGTGAAATGGAAGACGCCGCCAACCGCGTGGCGCAGCTGTTTCGCAGCCGGGGGGTGGGGCCCGGCGACACCGTGGGACTGTGGCTGGAGAACCGGCCGGAATACCTGGAGATCGCCTGGGGCAACCAGCGCGCGGGCACGGTTCTGGTACCGATCTCGACGCACCTGACGGCGGACGAGGTTGCCTACATTCTGCAGGACAGCGGCGCCAAGATGCTGATCAGTTCAGCCTATTTCTCGCCCAGGCTTGCCGAATTGCGCGACCTTGCGCCGCAGGTCGAGCAACTGGTGTTCGATACCGACGCCGATGCTGCCGCGCTGCTCGCGGCAATGCCGGCAGAGCCGATCGCGGATCAGCAGCTTGGCCTGGCGATGCTCTACAGCTCCGGCACTACGGGCCGGCCAAAGGGGATCAAGCCAGTCAGCCCGCCCGATCCTGATCACCTCGCCGTTTCCCCGTTGCTGATGCTCGCCGCGCATGCGTTCGGGTGGCCGACTGACGGGAGCGTCGTCTACCTCAGCCCAGGGCCACTCTACCATGCGGCGCCGTTCCGCTGGACGATGACCGCGCACAGCTTGGGTGGCACGGTAGTAGTGATGGAGAAATTCGATGCCGAGCCGGCGCTGGCCGCGATTGAGGCATACAAAGTGACCGACAGCCAATGGGTGCCGACCCACTTCGTGCGCATGCTCAAGCTGCCCGAGGAAATTCGCACCCGTTACGACTTGTCGACGCACAAGCGGGCAATCCACGCGGCGGCGCCGTGTCCGGTCGACGTCAAGACCAAGATGATCGACTGGTGGGGTCCGATCCTGCTCGAATACTACGCCGGATCGGAAGGCAACGGGATGACCTTCGCGACATCGCAGCAGTGGCTCGAACACCCCGGCTCGGTGGGCAAGCCGATCCGGGGCATTCCGCACATCTGCGATGCCGACGGCAATGAACTGCCGGTGGGTGAGGAGGGCGTCGTGTTCTTCGAGAACGAGGACCAGTTCGTCTACCACAACGATCCCGATAAGACCGCCGAAGCCACGCACGCGAACGGCTGGACCACGCTGGGCGACATCGGCAAGCTGGACGAGGATGGCTTCCTCTACCTGACCGACCGGCGGTCCAACATGATCATCTCGGGCGGGGTCAACATCTACCCGCAGGAGATCGAGAACCTTCTGATCACGCATCCCAAGGTGACCGATGCGGCGGTGATCGGCGCGCCGTGCCCGGACATGGGCGAGCGGGTAGTGGCCGTTGTCCAGCCGGCGGACCCGGACGCGGCGGGGGAGGGTCTGCGCGCGGAGTTGCTCGACTACCTCGGCACCAAGCTTGCGCGGCTCAAGTTACCGCGGGAGATCGACTTCCGCGCCAAATTGCCGCGGGAGGCGAACGGTAAGCTCTACAAGCGCAAGCTCAAGGACGAGTACCGAGAGCGCGCAAGCGAGGGGGTCTGA
- a CDS encoding M23 family metallopeptidase encodes MGATPAFANSSAASADIAASVRDVRASGVSGSDEQFKQLFSSWQALDNGGPTTSTVSTPIAPTMGVSIPSRAPLAAAATTSSYGMRTHPVLGGMHAHKGIDLAAPTGTPVYATADGKIGRADWFSSYGLYVAIDHGSNLQTRYAHMSRLAVAAGQHVRKGDIIGYVGSTGRSTGPHLHYEVRVAGQAVNPIPYMAETRPSGAAVLAAK; translated from the coding sequence ATGGGCGCGACGCCTGCTTTCGCAAATTCCAGTGCCGCCTCGGCGGATATCGCCGCTTCGGTGCGCGATGTCCGCGCTTCGGGCGTGTCGGGTTCCGACGAGCAGTTCAAGCAGTTGTTCTCCAGCTGGCAGGCACTCGATAACGGCGGTCCCACCACCAGCACCGTATCGACCCCGATCGCCCCGACCATGGGCGTGTCGATCCCGTCGCGCGCTCCTCTTGCTGCCGCGGCGACCACCAGCAGCTATGGCATGCGCACGCATCCGGTGCTGGGCGGAATGCACGCTCATAAGGGCATCGACCTTGCCGCCCCGACCGGCACCCCGGTCTATGCGACCGCCGACGGGAAGATCGGGCGCGCCGACTGGTTCTCCAGCTACGGCCTGTACGTCGCGATCGACCACGGCAGCAATCTTCAGACCCGCTATGCGCACATGAGCCGCTTGGCGGTCGCCGCCGGCCAGCATGTCCGCAAGGGCGACATCATCGGCTACGTCGGCAGCACTGGCCGCTCGACCGGGCCGCACCTGCACTATGAAGTCCGGGTAGCTGGCCAGGCGGTCAATCCGATCCCCTACATGGCAGAGACCCGCCCCAGCGGCGCCGCGGTCCTCGCTGCCAAGTAA
- a CDS encoding ferritin-like domain-containing protein encodes MTRLPPVGDAIRAALLTPDPAAKVMAARKVARDWRLGRLGLTFDQPMPDRPARPVAPELLPPNRMPKRGKAGSERGRLALWHALAHIEFVAIDLALDMAGRFGAEMGQDFVSDFLGVAADEAMHFALLERHLATMNSSYGAMPAHDGLWQAAEQTAHSVAARLAVVPMVLEARGLDVTPSTIERVTNHGDMAGARILTRILDDEIRHVAIGSKHFDECARIQDMTPENYWISLVRRHFRGGLKPPFNDSARLAAGLSLSACAVLAC; translated from the coding sequence GTGACCCGGTTGCCGCCCGTCGGTGACGCGATCCGCGCCGCTCTGCTCACTCCTGATCCTGCAGCCAAGGTGATGGCCGCGCGGAAAGTGGCCCGGGACTGGCGCCTCGGCCGGCTTGGCCTGACCTTCGATCAGCCGATGCCCGATCGGCCCGCACGGCCTGTCGCCCCGGAACTGCTGCCGCCGAACCGGATGCCGAAACGCGGCAAAGCCGGATCCGAGCGGGGTCGCCTAGCCTTGTGGCATGCGCTCGCGCACATCGAATTCGTAGCCATCGACCTCGCGCTCGACATGGCGGGGCGGTTCGGGGCGGAGATGGGCCAAGATTTCGTGTCCGATTTCCTCGGCGTTGCGGCCGACGAGGCGATGCACTTCGCGCTGCTCGAACGGCATCTTGCCACGATGAACAGCTCGTACGGCGCCATGCCGGCGCACGATGGTTTGTGGCAGGCCGCCGAGCAGACCGCGCACAGTGTGGCGGCGCGGCTGGCGGTGGTACCGATGGTGCTGGAAGCGCGAGGCCTCGACGTGACCCCGTCCACGATCGAACGGGTGACAAACCACGGCGACATGGCGGGTGCTCGAATCCTCACGCGCATCCTTGACGACGAAATCCGTCACGTGGCCATCGGCTCCAAGCACTTTGACGAATGTGCCCGAATCCAGGACATGACGCCTGAAAACTACTGGATTTCGCTGGTTCGCAGGCACTTTCGCGGAGGCCTGAAACCTCCGTTCAACGACTCGGCGCGTCTTGCAGCCGGTTTATCGCTCAGTGCCTGTGCCGTGCTTGCTTGTTAA
- a CDS encoding bifunctional [glutamine synthetase] adenylyltransferase/[glutamine synthetase]-adenylyl-L-tyrosine phosphorylase: MTGNWHHALGRTRSHSPFLAQAAARLPALTELLAEGAGEDALDWAAAAGDGIADPGRALRRERLAYALALAIGDLAGAFPLARVMGELSALADRSLDRAIAAAIRKRVPDANPDGMIALALGKHGARELNYSSDIDPILLYDPATLPRRERDEPAEAAQRYAREIVRLLSEVTADGFVFRVDLRLRPASEVSPLAIPVAGALTHYESSALTWERAAFIRARAAAGDLGAGEDFLAAIRPFVWRRSLDFGAIGEIRRLTARIRASYSGPQEPGPGFNLKLGRGGIREVEFFAQTHQLIHGGRDPSLRVRGTRAALDALAAAGIVADADAHALGEAYDRLRMLEHRLQMVTDQQTHVLPSGAALDNVAQLDGLADGAALVAELREITEIVGRRYDALIADDEQTAASVPVSGDSFARKLAELGFGEPEQVAERIAAWSDGHIRALRSQAARQAFDTLLPALLERLAAAPEPDQALNRWERVLSAAPSAINLFNLLIQRPALLDQLVRILVLAPTLADRLGRRPELLDSLIDRRALDLPGSVAEIAAQMGAADREDYEYRLDRIRRVTGELRFALGLQTIAAVHDPLEIGAALSRTAEAALATAQSAAVAEFERAHGRVPGGELVVLGLGRLGGGTLTHASDLDVIYLFSGDFGGESDGPRPLGATHYFNRLAQRVTAALSVPTAEGALYEVDTRLRPQGAQGPLAVSFDSFARYQAEEAWTWEHMALARARPLTGSAEARAQLQSIIDQVLVRPRDPDVLKFDVLKMRSEMAVHKPARGVLDAKLLRGGLVDLEFLVHYLQLRERIGFDPDLGQAVDALVAADLLRPAVREALALMTRMLVAARLLAPDVDEPPPAAAAALAEACGHPDLPSLLLAFADARQEVAGAWADSFGQPLETA, from the coding sequence ATGACGGGAAACTGGCACCATGCGCTCGGCCGCACCCGGTCTCACTCGCCCTTCCTTGCCCAGGCGGCGGCGCGGCTACCCGCGCTCACCGAACTGCTGGCTGAGGGAGCGGGGGAGGACGCGCTCGACTGGGCGGCGGCCGCCGGGGATGGGATCGCCGACCCTGGACGCGCGCTGCGCCGGGAGCGCTTGGCGTATGCCTTGGCGCTGGCCATCGGCGATCTGGCGGGCGCGTTCCCGCTGGCGCGCGTCATGGGGGAGCTGTCGGCGCTGGCCGACCGGTCGCTGGACCGGGCCATCGCCGCGGCGATCCGCAAGCGTGTGCCCGACGCGAATCCCGACGGCATGATTGCGCTCGCCCTTGGCAAGCATGGCGCGCGAGAGCTGAACTACAGCTCCGATATCGACCCGATCCTGCTGTACGATCCGGCTACGCTGCCGCGGCGGGAGCGCGACGAACCGGCCGAGGCTGCCCAGCGCTATGCGCGCGAGATCGTCCGCCTGTTGAGCGAAGTCACCGCCGACGGCTTCGTGTTCCGAGTCGACCTGCGCCTGCGGCCGGCGTCGGAAGTCAGCCCGCTGGCAATTCCGGTCGCCGGTGCGCTCACTCATTATGAAAGCTCGGCGCTGACCTGGGAACGGGCGGCGTTCATTCGTGCGCGTGCCGCCGCCGGCGATCTGGGGGCCGGCGAAGACTTCCTGGCGGCCATTCGCCCGTTTGTCTGGCGGCGAAGTCTCGACTTCGGGGCGATCGGGGAAATCCGCCGGCTGACGGCGCGCATCCGCGCCAGCTATTCCGGACCGCAGGAGCCGGGGCCGGGCTTCAACCTGAAGCTGGGGCGCGGCGGAATCCGCGAGGTCGAATTCTTCGCGCAGACTCATCAGCTGATCCACGGGGGCCGCGATCCATCGTTGCGGGTGAGGGGCACCCGCGCCGCTCTGGATGCGCTGGCGGCGGCGGGCATCGTCGCGGACGCGGATGCCCACGCGCTGGGCGAGGCCTATGATCGGCTGCGAATGCTCGAGCACCGGCTGCAGATGGTTACCGACCAGCAGACGCACGTCCTGCCCAGTGGAGCCGCGCTGGACAACGTGGCGCAGCTCGACGGCCTGGCCGACGGCGCGGCGCTGGTGGCGGAACTGCGGGAAATCACCGAAATCGTCGGGCGGCGCTATGACGCACTGATCGCGGATGATGAGCAGACCGCCGCGTCGGTGCCGGTCAGCGGGGATAGCTTCGCGCGCAAGTTGGCCGAGCTGGGCTTCGGTGAGCCGGAACAGGTGGCCGAGCGCATCGCCGCATGGAGCGACGGCCATATCCGCGCGCTGCGTTCGCAGGCCGCCCGGCAAGCGTTCGACACCCTGTTGCCCGCGTTGCTGGAACGGCTTGCGGCTGCGCCCGAGCCGGACCAGGCGCTCAATCGGTGGGAGCGGGTGCTGAGCGCGGCACCCAGTGCCATCAACCTGTTCAACCTGTTGATCCAGCGTCCCGCGCTGCTCGACCAGCTGGTGCGCATCCTGGTGCTCGCGCCGACGCTGGCCGACCGGCTCGGGCGCCGGCCCGAACTGCTCGATTCGCTGATCGACCGCCGGGCGCTCGATCTGCCGGGCAGCGTGGCGGAGATCGCCGCGCAGATGGGTGCGGCCGATCGCGAGGATTACGAGTACCGGCTCGATCGCATTCGCCGCGTGACGGGGGAATTGCGGTTCGCTCTAGGCCTGCAGACGATCGCCGCGGTGCACGATCCTCTCGAGATCGGCGCCGCCCTGTCCCGCACCGCCGAAGCCGCGCTGGCAACGGCGCAGTCAGCGGCCGTCGCGGAGTTCGAACGGGCGCACGGGCGGGTGCCGGGGGGCGAACTGGTCGTGCTCGGGCTCGGACGACTGGGGGGAGGGACGCTGACTCACGCATCCGATCTCGATGTCATCTATCTGTTCAGCGGCGACTTCGGCGGGGAGTCTGACGGACCACGCCCCCTCGGCGCGACGCATTACTTCAACCGCCTGGCCCAGCGCGTCACCGCCGCGCTCAGCGTTCCGACCGCCGAAGGTGCGCTATACGAGGTCGACACCCGCCTGCGGCCGCAGGGCGCCCAGGGGCCGCTGGCGGTCAGCTTCGACAGCTTCGCGCGCTACCAGGCCGAAGAGGCGTGGACCTGGGAGCACATGGCCCTGGCACGCGCGAGGCCGCTGACCGGCTCGGCGGAAGCGCGGGCGCAATTGCAGTCGATCATCGACCAGGTGCTCGTCCGCCCTCGCGACCCTGACGTCCTGAAATTCGACGTGTTGAAGATGCGCAGCGAAATGGCGGTGCACAAACCGGCGCGCGGAGTGCTCGACGCCAAACTGCTGCGCGGCGGACTGGTCGACCTGGAATTCCTCGTCCATTACCTGCAACTGCGCGAGCGGATCGGGTTCGATCCGGACCTGGGGCAGGCGGTCGATGCGCTGGTGGCGGCCGATCTGCTCCGGCCCGCCGTGCGCGAGGCACTCGCGCTGATGACCCGGATGCTGGTCGCAGCCCGCCTGCTCGCGCCCGATGTCGACGAGCCGCCCCCCGCCGCAGCTGCCGCGCTGGCCGAGGCATGCGGCCATCCCGATCTGCCGTCGCTTCTGCTGGCGTTCGCCGACGCGCGGCAAGAAGTTGCGGGCGCCTGGGCCGATTCATTCGGACAACCGCTGGAGACTGCCTGA
- the thrS gene encoding threonine--tRNA ligase, with the protein MSELLKISLPDGSVREMPQGSTPADVAAAIGPGLAKAAIAARVDHGSGAELRDLNRPFEGDAQVALVTSRDEADALELARHDFAHVLAEAIQALWPGTQITFGPATDDGFYYDVMAPASRAPFSIDDLPAIEDKMRQIIRADKPLHREVWSRADLIKRWQDHGESFKAEWAAELPEHEELTVYWSGGPGEEDAWLDMCRGPHLPSTGKLDPQAFKLTRVAGAYWRGDQKNAQLTRIYGTGWLNKKQLDAHLHRLEEAAKRDHRKLGREMDLFHLQEEAHGSVFWHPQGYKIWRELEAYMRRRLDAAGYVEVKTPQVMDARQWEKSGHWGKYRENMFVIPDEVPNTEDEGPLVSDDAEWMALKPMNCPAHVLIFKQGITSYRDLPLKMAEFGCCHRNEPHGALHGIMRVRQFTQDDAHIFVREDQLVQEVRDFCDLLDSVYHHLGFDQYAIKLALRPEKRFGSDEMWDTAEEELRQAVIASGRATEEFGWEELPGEGAFYAPKLEFHLTDAIGRTWQVGTIQSDRVLPERLDASYIGEDGERHRPVMLHRAILGTFERFIGILIEHFAGKLPVWLAPTQAVVTTIVSDADEYGEQVLAKLRAAGVRVEADLRNEKINYKVREHSLKKVPHLLVVGKREADEGTVALRTLGAEHQKVMPLDDAIALLTAEATPPDLR; encoded by the coding sequence ATGAGCGAGCTTCTCAAGATCAGCCTCCCCGATGGATCGGTGCGCGAAATGCCGCAGGGCAGCACTCCGGCCGACGTCGCCGCGGCCATCGGGCCCGGCCTGGCCAAGGCGGCCATCGCCGCGCGGGTCGATCACGGGTCCGGGGCGGAGCTGCGCGACCTCAACCGTCCTTTCGAAGGCGATGCGCAGGTGGCGCTGGTGACCAGCCGCGACGAAGCCGACGCGCTGGAACTGGCGCGGCATGACTTCGCCCACGTTCTCGCTGAAGCGATCCAGGCGTTGTGGCCCGGCACGCAGATCACGTTCGGGCCCGCGACCGACGACGGGTTCTATTACGACGTGATGGCGCCGGCCAGCCGCGCGCCGTTTTCCATCGACGACCTTCCCGCGATCGAAGACAAGATGCGCCAGATCATCCGCGCGGACAAACCGCTCCACCGCGAGGTCTGGTCACGCGCGGACCTGATCAAGCGCTGGCAGGACCACGGCGAGAGCTTCAAGGCCGAATGGGCGGCCGAGCTTCCCGAGCATGAGGAACTGACCGTCTATTGGTCGGGCGGTCCCGGGGAAGAGGACGCGTGGCTGGACATGTGCCGCGGCCCGCATCTGCCGTCCACGGGCAAGCTCGATCCGCAAGCGTTCAAGCTGACGCGCGTGGCGGGGGCGTACTGGCGCGGCGATCAGAAGAATGCGCAGCTTACGCGCATCTACGGCACCGGCTGGCTCAACAAGAAACAGCTCGACGCGCACCTCCACCGGCTGGAGGAAGCGGCCAAGCGCGACCACCGTAAGCTGGGCCGCGAAATGGACTTGTTCCACCTGCAGGAGGAGGCGCACGGCAGCGTGTTCTGGCATCCGCAGGGCTACAAGATCTGGCGCGAGCTTGAGGCGTACATGCGTCGCCGGCTCGACGCGGCTGGCTATGTCGAGGTGAAGACGCCGCAGGTGATGGACGCGCGCCAGTGGGAGAAGTCCGGCCACTGGGGCAAATACCGCGAGAACATGTTCGTCATACCCGACGAGGTGCCCAATACCGAGGACGAAGGCCCGCTGGTATCGGACGATGCCGAGTGGATGGCGCTCAAGCCCATGAACTGCCCGGCGCACGTGCTGATCTTCAAGCAGGGGATCACCAGCTACCGCGACCTGCCGCTTAAGATGGCGGAATTCGGTTGCTGCCACCGCAACGAGCCTCATGGCGCGCTCCACGGCATCATGCGCGTGCGCCAGTTCACCCAGGACGATGCGCACATCTTCGTGCGCGAGGATCAGCTGGTCCAGGAAGTGCGCGATTTCTGCGACCTGCTCGACAGTGTCTATCACCACCTCGGTTTCGATCAGTACGCGATCAAGCTGGCGCTGAGGCCGGAGAAGCGCTTCGGTTCGGACGAGATGTGGGACACTGCCGAAGAGGAGCTACGCCAGGCGGTGATCGCTTCGGGCCGGGCGACGGAGGAGTTTGGCTGGGAAGAACTGCCGGGCGAGGGCGCCTTCTATGCGCCGAAGCTGGAATTCCACCTGACCGACGCGATTGGCCGGACGTGGCAGGTCGGCACGATCCAGTCCGACCGGGTGCTGCCCGAGCGGCTCGACGCCAGCTACATCGGCGAAGACGGCGAACGACACCGGCCGGTGATGCTGCATCGCGCGATCCTGGGCACGTTCGAGCGCTTCATCGGCATCCTGATCGAACATTTTGCCGGCAAGCTGCCCGTGTGGCTGGCGCCGACCCAGGCGGTGGTCACCACCATCGTGTCGGATGCGGATGAGTACGGGGAACAGGTGCTGGCCAAGCTCCGGGCCGCGGGCGTGCGGGTGGAGGCGGATCTCCGCAACGAGAAGATCAATTACAAGGTGCGCGAGCACAGCCTCAAGAAGGTCCCTCACCTGCTGGTCGTCGGCAAGCGGGAGGCGGATGAAGGCACGGTCGCGCTGCGTACGCTCGGGGCCGAACACCAGAAGGTCATGCCGCTCGACGACGCAATCGCGCTACTGACAGCGGAGGCTACCCCGCCCGACTTGCGGTGA
- a CDS encoding M28 family peptidase: MEPVAGAAPAGSAQLAVAPSIPLMQQVTKRLSQDDLEGRAPSTATEPRVLDYIVAQFERAGLKPGNQGKWLQEVPTVEITGSNHSPMTVSGGATPLRFSFGDQYVATSYRVTPQTRVENSPLVFVGYGINAPELGWNDYAGVDMKGKTAVILVNDPDYAMDGQDGLFKGRRMTYYGRWTYKFEEAARQGAAAAIIVHDTFPAAYGWNVVNSSWTGAQYYVQTANDGMDQTMANGWVQKAAAEAIVGAEGKDLGALTAAAQRKGFKAVPLGLTASFGFDNAVRKSTSHNVVGILPGTTRPDEYMLYSGHWDHLGRCTPDATGDDICNGAVDNATGIGAITALADANHRAGPTARSQVFIALTLEESGLLGSEYYAQNPIYPLAQTVGGVNIDALAPGGSARDYMMTGGDKSDLTTLFNQTLAQQGLRGSPEAEPEKGYYYRSDHFSLAKRGVPMFYVDRGLDLIAGGTAAGQAAADDYVQNRYHAPSDEWSDAWDWSGMTTDLALFYQLGRSLAESSTWPNWHTTDEFRAIRDKSCASSAAGC; encoded by the coding sequence ATGGAACCGGTTGCCGGGGCCGCTCCCGCCGGCAGCGCGCAACTCGCGGTCGCACCTTCGATCCCGCTGATGCAGCAGGTGACGAAGCGGCTGTCGCAGGACGACCTTGAGGGCAGGGCGCCAAGCACGGCGACCGAACCCAGAGTGCTCGACTACATCGTCGCGCAGTTCGAGCGCGCCGGGCTCAAGCCGGGCAACCAGGGCAAGTGGCTACAGGAAGTGCCGACGGTGGAAATCACCGGCAGCAACCACAGTCCGATGACGGTCAGCGGCGGCGCCACGCCGTTGCGCTTCTCGTTCGGCGACCAGTACGTCGCGACCAGTTACCGGGTGACGCCGCAGACCAGGGTCGAGAACAGCCCGCTGGTCTTCGTCGGCTATGGCATCAACGCGCCGGAACTCGGCTGGAACGACTATGCCGGCGTGGACATGAAGGGGAAGACCGCGGTCATCCTGGTCAACGATCCCGACTATGCGATGGACGGTCAGGATGGCCTCTTCAAGGGTCGGCGGATGACCTACTACGGCCGCTGGACCTACAAGTTCGAGGAAGCTGCTCGCCAGGGCGCCGCCGCGGCGATCATAGTCCACGACACGTTCCCGGCCGCGTATGGTTGGAACGTCGTCAACTCCAGCTGGACCGGCGCGCAATACTACGTCCAAACCGCCAACGACGGGATGGACCAGACGATGGCCAATGGCTGGGTGCAGAAAGCCGCCGCCGAAGCGATCGTCGGTGCGGAGGGCAAGGACCTTGGCGCCCTGACCGCCGCTGCCCAACGCAAGGGGTTCAAGGCTGTCCCGCTTGGCCTGACCGCCAGCTTCGGGTTCGACAACGCGGTTCGCAAATCGACCTCGCACAATGTGGTTGGCATTCTGCCCGGCACGACCCGCCCGGACGAATATATGCTCTATTCCGGACACTGGGATCACCTGGGCCGGTGCACTCCCGACGCAACCGGCGACGACATCTGCAACGGCGCGGTCGACAACGCGACCGGCATCGGCGCGATCACGGCGCTGGCGGACGCCAACCACCGCGCCGGACCGACCGCGCGGAGCCAGGTGTTCATCGCGCTGACGCTTGAGGAATCCGGGCTGCTCGGATCCGAATACTATGCCCAAAACCCGATCTACCCGTTGGCGCAGACCGTCGGCGGAGTGAACATCGATGCGCTCGCCCCGGGTGGGAGCGCGCGCGATTACATGATGACCGGAGGCGACAAGTCCGACCTGACCACGTTGTTCAACCAGACGCTGGCTCAGCAAGGTCTGCGCGGTTCGCCCGAAGCGGAGCCTGAGAAAGGCTACTATTACCGCTCCGACCACTTCAGCCTCGCCAAGCGCGGCGTGCCGATGTTCTACGTCGATCGGGGGCTCGATCTGATCGCCGGCGGTACCGCAGCCGGGCAAGCGGCGGCGGATGATTATGTCCAGAACCGGTATCACGCGCCGAGCGACGAGTGGTCGGATGCGTGGGACTGGTCCGGCATGACCACCGACCTCGCGCTGTTCTACCAGCTTGGCCGTTCGCTCGCCGAGAGCAGCACGTGGCCGAACTGGCACACCACGGACGAGTTCCGCGCCATCCGCGACAAGAGCTGCGCCAGCAGCGCTGCCGGCTGCTGA
- a CDS encoding agmatine deiminase family protein, with translation MSALMPPEWAPQAWLWIGFPHDAEEWPGYLSRAQEQMAAFANAVAESGQEVRLLVRHAANEARAASLVMGAVKLERRAYGDVWVRDTGPLVRGDGNALRCRFNGWGGKYLMEGDQTIGAELARDAGLPVVETDWILEGGAIDGDGTGLVATTEQCLLNSNRNPQLSRGDIEQRLAADLGLDRVLWLGDGLLNDHTDGHVDNLARFVAPNRLALPRGTGADDPNARVYADARDRAEAFGVQVADIPSPGLITRGDFIEPASYANFAITTNLVVVPTFGSVHDDEGVAAIADLFPDRATIGLPADAVLAGGGGFHCASQQMPALTSP, from the coding sequence ATGTCCGCGTTGATGCCGCCGGAGTGGGCGCCGCAGGCCTGGCTGTGGATCGGCTTCCCGCACGATGCGGAGGAATGGCCAGGCTACCTGTCGCGCGCGCAGGAGCAGATGGCGGCGTTCGCGAACGCGGTTGCCGAAAGCGGGCAGGAGGTTCGCCTGCTGGTGCGGCACGCGGCGAACGAAGCGCGTGCGGCAAGCCTGGTTATGGGGGCGGTGAAGCTTGAGCGGCGCGCCTACGGCGATGTGTGGGTGCGCGACACCGGACCCCTCGTCCGCGGCGACGGAAACGCGCTGCGCTGCCGCTTCAACGGCTGGGGCGGCAAGTACCTGATGGAAGGCGACCAGACGATCGGCGCCGAACTCGCCCGCGATGCCGGCCTGCCGGTCGTGGAGACCGACTGGATCCTTGAAGGCGGTGCGATCGACGGCGACGGCACCGGCCTCGTCGCGACCACCGAACAATGCCTGCTCAACTCGAACCGCAATCCGCAGCTGTCGCGCGGCGACATCGAACAGCGATTGGCGGCCGATCTCGGCCTGGACAGGGTCCTGTGGCTTGGCGACGGGTTGTTGAACGATCACACCGATGGCCATGTCGACAACCTTGCCCGGTTCGTGGCGCCGAACCGGCTGGCGCTCCCGCGGGGGACGGGGGCGGACGATCCAAACGCGAGAGTCTATGCCGACGCGAGGGACCGCGCCGAGGCGTTCGGCGTCCAGGTGGCCGACATCCCGTCGCCCGGCCTGATCACGCGCGGCGATTTCATCGAGCCGGCGAGCTACGCCAACTTCGCGATCACGACCAATCTGGTCGTCGTCCCCACGTTCGGCTCGGTGCACGATGACGAGGGGGTCGCTGCGATCGCGGACCTCTTTCCCGATCGCGCGACCATCGGCCTGCCCGCCGATGCGGTACTCGCGGGCGGCGGCGGCTTTCACTGCGCCAGTCAGCAGATGCCGGCTTTAACTTCGCCTTAG
- a CDS encoding peroxiredoxin codes for MTKPAVGDLMPDIAMETPDGGIVRPSDFAGKPAVVWFYPKDNTPGCTIEAKDFTALARDFAEAGVALLGVSKDPPAKHRAFMAKQELAVPLATDAQDGGGLSDALGIWTEKQLYGKKFIGMVRTTYLLDAQGRIARVWDKVKVKGHAAEVLEAAKAL; via the coding sequence ATGACCAAGCCTGCCGTGGGCGATCTGATGCCTGACATCGCCATGGAAACCCCCGACGGGGGCATCGTCCGCCCATCGGATTTCGCGGGCAAGCCGGCGGTGGTCTGGTTCTATCCCAAGGACAACACCCCCGGCTGCACGATCGAGGCGAAGGATTTCACCGCGCTGGCGCGCGACTTTGCCGAAGCCGGGGTGGCACTGCTCGGGGTGTCCAAGGACCCGCCCGCAAAGCACCGGGCGTTCATGGCCAAACAGGAGCTCGCGGTGCCGCTGGCGACCGATGCGCAGGATGGCGGTGGCCTGTCCGATGCGCTGGGCATCTGGACCGAGAAGCAGCTCTACGGGAAGAAATTCATCGGCATGGTGCGCACGACATACCTGCTGGATGCGCAAGGACGAATCGCCCGGGTGTGGGACAAAGTGAAGGTCAAGGGACACGCGGCCGAAGTGCTGGAAGCGGCCAAGGCTCTGTGA